The Temnothorax longispinosus isolate EJ_2023e chromosome 7, Tlon_JGU_v1, whole genome shotgun sequence genome contains a region encoding:
- the Rad23 gene encoding UV excision repair protein RAD23 homolog B → MIITLKNLQQQTFTIEIDSSQTVKDLKEKIETQKGFPAEHQKLIYAGKILADEQPLTEYNIDEKKFIVVMVTKPKAGATPKTSEEQRAEGDKKEESTSAATTQPSSNPNVQDTTRAASNVQEQPAAAAPAAGQAESALLMGEDYNAMVNNIMDMGYEREQVVQALRASFNNPDRAVEYLLTGIPAQLFEDPPEDPPEAQEQLQDQSPDPLAFLRLQPQFQQMRQVIQQNPALLNSLLQQIGSTNPALLQLISQNQEAFVRMLNEPVEPTTGTGARVLPASGGGVAPAAAAAAAAAAGGAVNGGAGTGAAAGVGSGLIQITPQDREAIERLKALGFPEHLVVQAYFACEKNENLAANFLLSQNLDD, encoded by the exons ATGATTATAACGTTGAAAAACTTACAGCAGCAAACGTTCACGATAGAGATCGACTCGTCGCAAACT GTCAAAGATCTCAAGGAGAAGATCGAGACGCAGAAAGGCTTCCCCGCCGAGCATCAAAAGTTGATATACGCTG GGAAAATATTAGCGGACGAGCAGCCCTTAACAGAATATAATATCGATGAGAAGAAATTTATAGTTGTTATGGTAACGAAGCCTAAAGCTGGAGCTACACCTAAAACAAGCGAAGAGCAGCGCGCAGAGGGTGATAAGAAGGAAGAGTCTACTAG CGCGGCAACTACGCAACCTAGTTCAAACCCTAATGTTCAGGATACTACACGAGCAGCCAGTAACGTGCAAGAGCAACCCGCGGCAGCTGCGCCAGCGGCTGGTCAAGCAGAAAGTGCCTTGCTAATGGGAGAGGATTATAATGCTATGGTAAACAACATCATGGATATGGG GTATGAACGCGAACAGGTTGTACAGGCGTTACGTGCAAGTTTTAACAACCCTGATAGAGCTGTCGAGTATCTCCTAACGGGTATACCAGCGCAACTTTTTGAGGATCCACCTGAAGATCCGCCGGAAGCCCAAGAGCAACTTCAGGATCAAAGTCCAGATCCGTTGGCCTTTCTGCGTTTGCAGCCACAATTTCAGCAAATGCGTCAGGTCATTCAGCAGAATCCAGCGCTGCTGAACAGTCTTCTTCAGCAAATCGGTTCCACTAATCCTGCCCTTTTACAGcttatttctcaaaatcaAGAAGCGTTTGTACGCATGCTCAATGAACCTG TGGAACCTACTACGGGAACGGGGGCGCGAGTTTTGCCAGCATCTGGAGGAGGCGTAGCACCCGCAGCTGCTGCTGCAGCTGCAGCTGCAGCGGGAGGTGCTGTGAATGGTGGGGCTGGCACTGGTGCAGCAGCGGGCGTAGGATCCGGTTTAATACAGATAACACCACAGGACAGAGAAGCTATCGAGAGGTTGAAGGCGTTAGGTTTCCCAGAACATTTAGTCGTACAAGCATATTTCGCCTGTGAAAAGAACGAAAATCTCGCTGCTAACTTCCTACTTTCGCAAAACCTCGACGACTGA